From the genome of Labrus bergylta chromosome 12, fLabBer1.1, whole genome shotgun sequence, one region includes:
- the LOC136181149 gene encoding espin-like protein, whose protein sequence is MTEDDLNRIEKQIENLQVMHKVSEVEKELEELERELHQLLPVSAALNQGHFSVNPKQVHGQAEDLPAWCSKISTLLKSMAILLATLGGKEIDILDLIHPGYSQEKAKNVSTDQSEPAGSVGTGFIGRSQSFSTREDVEKEMKQFGVSVKNLKANYEIQGQAQSTDDKANRVYKRKRSLPVVSESCYHPETICEDDVNCFSAEDPHSHTNGDMSLVEDSVLPLVQEPVIVQSHAPQLYTPSEAMAPTNIEQFNQILSADPILNNDQLTRSLEVQTDLSYVQECVEIRKERIVFLFLEHWRKYTISECYQTKYTGPRGNYLNVGWEDFNQSSAQIGGEMQSEDNKLLLFMKSKQVVGNLIGHWRTIMSQVPTRQINRLSRAQMIYWPEHFLPHINGSPISYESLTLDLFMLGYFQLLEMSMTRCERKFRHLLCYEMFDRLGSHKWEVIRQFHKEVMEEMERGKRDWADGFEDIKIKYFGDSDGGGGVMTASLHSMSPDMSVMPLQESLPPAPSHPPPPPPPTHPAPPPPNAQSTKKELSPQLSLPPSQSAVSPSSSLAASHDNVYVNGQSVDQSTLKESVKDNAQGSVDACLQLSSVEEVVSNGKSSEQANAQSFTYNVEYKDESAKSEILQESVESSGQDPVKVAPAVTDKVLDEHNSEKGPHRDEHNEESIKTIYELKEFSNEEIIRYIDRSFAFWKEKEAELFDL, encoded by the coding sequence ATGACAGAGGATGACCTAAACCGTATTGAGAAGCAGATTGAGAACCTGCAAGTCATGCACAAGGTCTCAGAAGTTGAGAAGGAGCTAGAAGAACTGGAGCGGGAGCTTCACCAGCTCCTACCAGTTTCAGCTGCTCTTAACCAAGGGCATTTCTCAGTTAATCCCAAACAGGTACATGGCCAAGCTGAAGATCTTCCAGCCTGGTGCAGCAAGATTTCTACCCTGCTCAAGAGTATGGCTATTCTTCTTGCCACATTAGGCGGAAAAGAGATAGATATCTTGGATTTAATTCATCCTGGGTACTCTCAAGAAAAGGCAAAGAATGTGAGCACAGATcagtctgaaccagcaggatcAGTTGGCACTGGATTTATTGGAAGGTCTCAGTCATTCTCAACAAGAGAGGATGTGGAGAAGGAGATGAAACAGTTTGGAGTCTCAGTAAAGAACCTCAAGGCCAATTATGAAATCCAGGGCCAGGCACAGTCTACAGATGACAAAGCAAACAGGGTGTACAAACGGAAGAGGTCACTGCCTGTAGTAAGTGAGTCTTGTTATCATCCAGAGACAATTTGTGAGGATGATGTCAATTGTTTCTCTGCTGAAGACCCTCATTCTCATACCAATGGAGATATGTCTTTGGTGGAGGATTCAGTTTTACCACTTGTCCAAGAGCCGGTTATTGTCCAATCACATGCTCCTCAGTTATATACACCCTCCGAGGCAATGGCTCCAACCAACATTGAACAGTTCAACCAGATTCTTTCTGCAGACCCTATTTTAAATAATGACCAACTAACAAGAAGTTTGGAGGTGCAGACAGATCTGAGTTATGTCCAGGAGTGTGTTGAAATCAGGAAAGAGAGAATTGTCTTCCTGTTCCTCGAGCACTGGCGGAAGTACACCATCTCTGAATGTTATCAGACTAAGTACACTGGCCCAAGAGGAAATTATTTGAATGTTGGCTGGGAGGACTTCAATCAATCTAGTGCACAGATAGGTGGGGAGATGCAGAGTGAAGATAACAAACTCCTTCTTTTCATGAAGTCAAAGCAGGTGGTGGGGAATCTGATTGGTCACTGGAGGACAATCATGAGTCAAGTGCCCACACGCCAGATCAACAGGCTGAGTCGTGCCCAGATGATCTACTGGCCAGAGCATTTTTTGCCACACATCAACGGATCGCCCATAAGCTACGAAAGCCTAACCCTTGACCTCTTTATGCTTGGATACTTCCAGTTGCTGGAAATGAGTATGACACGCTGCGAGCGAAAATTCCGACACCTCTTATGCTATGAGATGTTTGACCGCCTGGGTAGTCATAAATGGGAGGTCATTAGACAGTTTCACAAGGAGGTCATGGAGGAAATGGAGAGAGGAAAGCGCGACTGGGCAGATGgttttgaagacataaaaataaagtattttggagacagtgatggtggtggaggtgtgATGACGGCCTCTCTACATTCCATGTCTCCTGACATGTCTGTTATGCCACTGCAAGAGTCACTCCCTCCCGCACCTtctcatccccctcctccacccccacccacccatcctGCACCCCCACCTCCAAATGCACAGTCAACCAAAAAGGAATTATCACCACAACTTTCCCTGCCACCCTCACAATCAGCTGTTTCTCCGTCATCATCACTGGCTGCATCTCATGATAATGTTTATGTCAATGGCCAATCAGTTGACCAGAGCACCTTAAAGGAGTCAGTGAAGGACAATGCTCAGGGGAGTGTTGATGCCTGTTTGCAATTGTCATCAGTTGAGGAAGTGGTTTCTAATGGGAAAAGTTCAGAGCAGGCCAATGCACAGAGCTTCACTTATAATGTTGAATACAAAGATGAATCAGCAAAATCTGAGATACTGCAGGAGTCCGTAGAAAGTTCAGGACAAGATCCAGTGAAAGTTGCGCCAGCTGTTACTGATAAAGTCTTAGATGAACATAATTCAGAAAAAGGTCCACATAGAGATGAACATAATGAAGaatcaattaaaacaatatatGAGCTTAAAGAGTTCAGCAATGAGGAGATCATTAGATACATTGACAGAAGCTTTGCTTTTTGGAAAGAAAAGGAAGCTGAGCTTTTTGATCTCTAA